AATTAAGTACTTGTTTATTAGCTAACTAAACGAATATTAACAGCATAAGCTATCATTTAATTTATTTGACAGGTGAGCTTAAATAACAAACAATCACTGCCTATTTCAgtattgtattaatatttaaaattcttaGAATATGTTttagatttatattatttacttatctttctttttttagatgtatatatttatattttatactctttttattttgaaagcttTTTTGAATGTCTACATTTGTAAAAATCTCACATTCCAGTGTATTATTTTTCACGTATTTTCATTGCATgtgtataaatattgtatatactTAAACTATCTatgtaattataaattttgCCTCTTACCTAAAGATTGGTAAAGTTGAGAAACTAGTGACAACTTTTACCTTCTATGATACCTGATATTTATGATTACAGTTTACATATTGtcacaaatatatgtaaaatacatAAAAACAGTTATGCGAGTATCTATATATGTTATGTAGTAATTAATTTTATGTAGAAGAACTATTATTTAAATTCGAATTTGTCCCTAAAAAGGAAATATGTGCTACATATATTTATCACTTGATGTAATTTACAATTGATGGAGTATAAGCAAGAGAAGcctttatttgtttcatatatGTTTTATTGATAAAACTGGATAAATACTAGTAACTGATGTGTCGTTATTAAAGCGATAATGATGTACATTCAGTACGATTACctcaataaaaatgatatatagTATGTATGTGTGTGAGAGACAATAGAAGTATGACGTACATTCATAAAATGTATGAACGATCATAAATATTTGTGTTTGTAATTAATAAAAGAGTATAATAgtttaaattgtaatataaaaTATCTTTAGTATTAATATAATGTGGAGTAATGAATGAAAATAAAGTGAAAAGAACATTTATTATAGAATTAATAATATCTGATTAACATTTCACTGGACTACCATCAGGATGTGTTGGTATTTTTGGTTTGCAAATTTTTGTCCTACCGTGGGAACCGTGTACAATATTACAGGAGAATGTAAAATATCCACAAGTAGAACTTTTAGTGTAATAGCGATGCTCATACTTTTTTGGCGAATTTTTACCATCCATTTTTCCAGCAAAACTGTTTGTTATTGTATAATAACTTGGTTTTATTGGTACGTTCGCGGATTTGGAATAATCTGTGGATGTTTGTTGATTTTGGAGTTGGAAAGGGTTATGCTTTTGATGTTTTTCTTTGGTCAAAATATGATTTTCAGCTAATCTTTCATGGTTGGTTTTAAGTGATCTGGTTTCTGAACTTGGTGATTTATTCTCATGAGTAGTGGCTATCGGAGTTAGAGAAACTGATTGAGATTGAGATTTTCCATCACCATGAGCAATAGTTTCATCACCAGCTACAGATTTTACTCTTCCACGAAATCCGGGTGGTATTGTATATCCTGATAATGATTGTCCTGGCTGAAGCATATCTCCAGGCTGTGCCATTGTGGAATCCTGATGCACACGAACATCGTATTGATTTCCAGATGCGACGTGTATCATTTGTGACTGATAATCACTATTATTTTGCTCTGTAATATAATTTTTGGAATACTTTGCATTTGAAGCATGTATTTGTGATGCATCATAATCATCACCATCGTATTCTTCATCATAATCATACATAGTGTCATCCGTTTGAATTCTTTCACCAGAATGATTTTGTTTATTAGCTACACTTCGAGAAGTTTCTCTTGTTGCGTTGGCAAAAACTGTTTTTCTCGAACTCGAACTTGGTTGTAAGCCCTGCGAAGATTTATCTTGGTCGTAGTCTATATCAGAGGGTGTGTTTGTCAGTGAGCTCtcattattttttgtaatttgtggAGTATTATATGGTTTAAAGGGTTTGAATAATTCTGTATTTGTCAAGTTGAACTTAAATGGTTTCCTAGAAGCTGCTGCTCCAGATCCAGATCCTGCTTGCGCTGCGCCAGTATAAGTAATTCCATATTGAAAAGATCCTTCGAGTTGAGATTGAGATTGACCTCTATGCATACCACTTTGAGCAGAAGCTGTACCACCTCCACGGAAAGGTCTTGAATGTCTTTCAACATTCTCATCGGTCTTAAGGTATGGTTGGAAACCAATTTGAGCTTGACTCGATGTACTTCCCTCTCCATTTGCTTGGGCGTCTGCCATCCCACCTTTAGAACTTGCTTGCACCTGAGAATTAGTGCCATGATTCCATCCGCTGCTTTGTGCATTTGTTGATGTAGCACCAGACTCAGAATCCAATTGAACTTGGGCTTGACTTTTTCCATAGCCACCTGATCCTTGAGCATTACTTGTAGCACCTTCTTTATCACCACTAATTTCAGTTTGTGCACTTTTTTTGGTATCGCTGCTACCGGCTTGAGCAGAGAACGACCCAGAACCACTATATGTACCTGTTACCTGAGATTGTGCTGTTCCTTGTCCGTATGCTCCTTGAGAAGAAGCACTTGCTTGTGTTCCTGAGTCTGTTTGTTTTACAGAACTAGATGCTTGGGAATTAGAGTTATCATCTTCAACAGATGGAGAACTACCAGGTTGTTGGTAATACTGAGCAACTTCTTCAGTGTTAGTAGGTCTCATTCCGGGTGGATATTGTTTTTCGACACCTTGTCCTCTGTTTATGTACTCTCCTTGTCCATTAACACCTCCAGTCACATCTGGAATAGTTTGACCTTGGTAACCTTGCCATGTAGTACCACCTGGATATTGTCCTTGTTGTACTAGGTAAGGAGAAGGAATGGTTCCAGGTGGGCCAGGAAAACGAATTACTTTTCCGTCCAGTCCTATTGGCACTCCTGGTTGAATCACGTTTGTACCACCAGGTGCAATACCTACAGGATAATTTAATTGCTGAGGAATGCTTCCTGGAGTTGCTCTTTGAGTACTTCCAGGATAAGTACCTACATTTGTTGGTATTACACCAGGTATTCCAGAAGTGATAATATTACCAGTCGACTGTGGAATTATTCTTCCTGGATAACTTCCTGGGTAATGTACAGTCCCACTTACTTGGTCTGGTGGTAAAACACCACCACCATAAGACGGTATACTACTGTCAACACCAGTTATGGTAGTTCTGTCACCTACACTACCAGGTGATGCTCCGGGTACAATCACACCAGGATGTATTTGTCCAGGGTATATTTTAGCATCTGCTGTTACTTTTGATCCTACAATCATTTCACCAGGTTGCACAGTTCTATCACCAGGATAAATTACAGCACCACCAGTAGTAGTGCCAGGTGTACCACCAGGATAAGCTGCACCAGGTACTCCACTAGGATAAATGACACCAGTTGTTGTGCCTTGTAAACCACCAGGATAAACTATACCACCTCCAGTTGTTGTAGTACCAGGCATGCCACCAGGGTAAGTAACTCTACCTCCTGTTGTTGTAGTATCAGGCATGCCACCAGGGTAAGTAACTCTACCTCCTGTTGTTGTAGTATCAGGCATGCCACCAGGGTAAGTAACTCTACCTCCCGTTGTTGTAGTACCCGGTACACCACCGGGATAAACTATACCACCTCCAGTTGTAGTACCAGGTCTGCCACCAGGATAAGTAACACTACCATCTCCAGTTGCAGTACCAGGTACAACAGCAGGATAAACTACTCCACCTCCAGTTGTTTTAGAATCAGCATAAACTATACCACTTCCTGTTATTGTAAAACCTGGTACACCAGCAGGATAAACTACACTACCTCCAGTTGTAGTACCAGCCACGCCACTGGGATAAACAATTGTACCAGGTACACCAACTGGGTAAGTAACTCCACCTCCAGTTGTTCCAGGCATGCCTCCAGGGTATGTTATACCACCTCCAGTCGTTGTGGTGCCAGGTACACCACCAGGATACGCTACGCCACCTCCAGTTGTTGTGGTCCCGGGTACACCACCAGGATAAACTGCACCAACTCCAGTTGTTGTCGTACCAGGCACACCACTAGGATACGCTACACCACCTCCAGTTGTTGTCGTACCAGGCACACCACTAGGATACGCTACACCACCTCCAGTTGTTGTCGTACCAGGCACACCACTAGGATACGCTACACCACCTCCAGTTGTTGTCGTACCAGGCACACCACTAGGATACGCTACACCACCTCCAGTTGTGGTACCGGGTGCACCACCAGGATACGCTACACCACCTCCAGTTGTTGTGGTCCCGGGTACGCCACCAGGATAAATTGCACCACCTCCAGTTGTTGTGGTACCGGGTGCACCACCAGGATACGCTACACCACCTCCAGTTGTTGTGGTACCGGGTGCACCACCAGGATACACTGCACCACCTCCAGTTGTTGTGGTCCCGGGTATACCACCAGGATAAACTGCATCACCTCCAGTTGTTGTCGTACCAGGCACACCACTAGGATACGCTACACCACCTCCAGTTGTTGTCGTACCAGGCACACTACTAGGATACGCTACACCACCTCCAGTTGTTGTGGTACCGGGTGCACCACCAGGATACGCTACACCACCTCCAGTAGTTGTGGTCCCGGGTACACCACCAGGATAAACGACACCACCTCCAGTTGTTGTGGTAGGGGGTACACCACCAGGATACGCTGCACCACCTCCAGGTGTCATCGTTCCAGGTACGCCGCCAGGGTAGGTAACTCTACCTCCAGTTGTAGTACCAGGTACACCACCAGGTACACCACCAGGATAAGTAACTCTATCTCCAGCCGTTGCAGTACCAGGTGTACCAGCCGGATAGTTTACACCGCCTCTATCCCCTGTACCAGGTATGCTACCAGGATACTTTGCTCCTGCAATAAGAAGAATTTCATGCTACAGCTGAGTTcattttaatattgtttaattaagttCATTCTTCAGATGTAGTACCATGAGTATATGTTGTGTCAGTGTCGGGGAGGTGTACATATCTATCTGGTGCACCCTCACTAGAGTACTTAAGACAGTCTTCACATCCGGTGCTTCCGAACGACATACTTTGCGCTTGGCCCATGCCACGAGTTCCGCCTTCAAATGagtttcaaattttattttacgttttaTTCGAATAGTAAatgaaataagaatattttgagaTACTCACTGACTACGGCGTGGGAAGTTTGTTGTGTTGCTTCTGCTTCAGCCTTGCCTTCTTTTTGTTCGTCGTTGCCCGTATTCAAATACTGAGACTGTGTTTGTCCACGAAATCTTCCTCGAGGATATTGAGCTTGCCGTCGCGTACGAGCTCGGCTAACAATTTCATTAAGTTTCTCTCGCTCTTCGAGCATTAGTTGTCTTTTGGCTCGGCTTATCAGCGGTGTTAGAACTACGTCAGCTACTCGTCTTGTTACAATATCATTTTCATCTTGCGGAATCACATTGAAGAAGGGATCTGCCATTTGTTCGATCACTGGCACCgtattttgcaataaaattaaTTCACGTCCATGACAGAATTCAATTATTCTACCTCCAGCCATTTTCCATGCCTGTGAAAaaaagataataataattctaataaaaataatcttGCAAATTGTTAACTACTCACCTCTAATTTTGTTAAAGCATTCGTGGATACGTAGAGTATCTTCGATATTTTCTTTTGTGTTCCATATCCTGGAAGATCTTCTATAGCAACGCTATCGTCCATCTTCTCCAAGTAACAGACGTTTTCTTCTTTGTCTTTGTACGCTTTAAAGTTCTGGAAACAATTTAACGCATGTATAAGGTATTTGTATATGTTCATGTTGAAGTGAAAGTATTTATTACCGTATCATAGTCGTAAAATGTCCACTGTTTCAACGGTAAATATTCATCCGTGATAAGTACTCCGGAATCATCGTGAACTGAGCGATCGAACCGTGTTTTTTCCTGTAAACAAGGTATTGAGTTGTgaaagtgttaaaaaaaaatatattcaagtTGTTAAAAGGCTGCAGCTACttcgaaataattgaaaattgtagaaGTCATTAATAAGTAAAGAAGGTAACGGAAAGAGAAACGCGATACAAGAGAAATTAGGAATGGGCCGAGCTATTTACTATCAACTTATCACACGAACTTTGATCTTCAAATCTTTCTCTCAAGCGGTTCTACCAAACGCTAATTTGTATTAGCAAATTGAACAGgttttcaaaaattataaaGCGCCGTACAAACAGAAAACTGCTTTTAAAATACATTAAACTTTTTACTGTTAATTCTATGATATTAAACATGAACGTAAATCGCAATGAAGCATATTCATAATACGTTAAACAAATGTATATATTAGCAAATATCGATGTTTTGATAAAGAATGATGAAAGAAGATATTTTTGTGGAGCAAATTGTAAAAGCGTAAAGCATGAAATGTGTTACAAAAATTTTCGAGTTTATTCGACAACTGTTTTACGTTGCGGCAGTTATGGAAAACTCAAGGCTCACGTTTTACCGTAGTACAGAGTTTGTAACATAAAAAATcatgaatctttttgcagacgTACAAATCTTTACACGAAGTTGTAGCACGAGGTGGTTTGTAATTTGTTATCAAAGAAAAATGTGTCTCTAAGCGAAGGGAGTGTTATGAACACGTTGAATGTCGCGAGGCTCGCCGGTGACCTGCGCTATTAAATTGCTTAAGAATGAATTGACTTGATGCAAATTATCTAGATTATAGTGCAAGGTAAAGACTTCATTATCAAGTAGCTAATAATTGTTATTGACAACGCTGATATCTTCTATAATCAAAGAAATTTGTGTGAAACGAACAAAATTCGCGCTGCATCCAAcgtgttaaagaaagaaatgaaCGATAACTTACTATGTATTCCGAGAATGCCGTCCCCGAAGAGAGGATCAGGAAGGCAAGGATCAGTCGCATGGCTCGAGCTGAGGTCGCGATCCTCTTTGCGACTGTTCCCGCTTATTTGATGATGATCTAGGTAAGTTGAATCGCTGACTCCCACCAAATACCTCTTCCCATTTCGTATTCCTCTTCCTATGGCTTACTTGTGCTCGATCTCGCGAAAAGATCAAGAGGCACGGGGATTTGGATTAAAGCATAGGAAGGGGGAAGACGATTTGATAGGAGCAATTCTAAGAAGCACGGGCATGTAAGTCGTGATGTAAGTGCGTCCGCACTGTTGTAAGTGTTACGTTATCTTCTGTCTTTCGCGATGTCTGGATCACGTTACAGGAACGCGTTTATGCGCTTCTTCAAACCGGCTATGTTTAATTCGCAACGTATAAACGGTTTGAAAAACGTTCAGAACGTCGATTATAATCCAGGCAAACGAAATGGATTACGTTTCTTTCAGAAATGAGGAATCATTTTCGATAACTATGCTTTAATGTGTTCTATTTATTTGTCGGTTTTTAAAACGTGATAGAGATCTCTgattttgttcctttttttaaACTTATAGAATCATTTGAATTATTaagagaatatttattttattaaatatttatttaatttattttgttgtTTCGTTTTGGTTAAATTTGTTCTCCATTATGAATTTTCCCCATTATGAAGTCTGTTAGGTTGTAAATGAAACGggtaattttgtaaatattttacgaaAAGTTTAACTTTAGTTCTAATACTCAAACATAATTGAAAGATGATTGATGGCATTAGAAGAAAGAATCATTGGAAATGGAATAGTTCTTTACAGTCGAATATATTACTCCTTATGTTTTAGTAACAATAAAATCGTACACGAATAcgtataacatatttttaatacaatttttttatttgacgtTTTTATCCAGTAATTTTTCAATTCCTCAAGAATTATTATTccattatataaaaaattcgtGGTTATCATGGGTAATATTCAGTGAACATTCTATTACTTAAAATTCAAAATAGTTCATTTCGTATGTTCACACTGATATTTGCATTCGCGCCattttcattatttaaatacAAGATTCTTTTCATTATCTTTTGCTGCACGCAGAATTCCGATAGCGATAGTTGTATCTACATGAAATTATGCCGGATAAGAGCAATCGACTTTTCTACAGTATTTCGCAGTTTGCTTTATAGGGCACAAATATCTTTCTAATCGTAAACGATATCGCCTAAACTCGGCTTACGTGGCTAGCATCGGCTGACTAAGATAGATGCTTTCCCCTTCGTTGCCCTAATTATGAACTCCAAACCATTTGGTAAATACAGTAACTCGTTGTTTGTTCCGCTTTGAGACACTATTAACTATCGTATAGTTATAGTTCATCGGTTCTATATGAAGAGATCAATGACTAAAAGCGAAGCATTCTGATCGCTATTTTTCATAGAACTTCTGTCAGATAGTGTTCATTATATAAAGGCACAACAGTATTTCGCTTCGCTAATTTAAGAAACAACCATTACTTTTTATCATTACACTACTTTAACCAGCATAAAATGATcaatattttacgaaaaaatcaatctttttaatattcattatgcttcaaaactaaatataattaatataagcacagtaattgggtcccttaccctggtAACTGACCCTTACCCTGATCTATCGTGGGTGACGCAATGACATAAACTTAATAAACAGTTATTTAATGTGATTATTGATTTGTACTTCAAAAATTATTGAGAACTGATCACTATTCGTTGCGTCAATAAAACTACGTTTTATACATTTTGTGATTTTATACCGATGAAGAACTAAAAAGTAAAGAGTTAATCTGACGCTTCTGCAGATTAAATAAAGTGGAGTGTTTCGGGTAACCAAAATTATCTAGCGAATAGTTTTTCTAATAAATAGGAGAGCATCTTGTTATGTAACTTCCGATACCCGATCACCCCGGGAAGGTTGACATAAAAACATTTGCTCTATTAAAACGCATGTATTGcggtatgtatatattttctcgTTGTAATAGACAATACTTTTACAATTCGtagaaaaattggtaaaataTTTGCTTAGGCACTCCGGTGTACAAATGGCACATTACATACGTAAAACAACAGTAAATTAAATTGCGCTAATTAAAAGGACTAATAATGCGAGATACTCTAACTCTAAGTACTAATATGTAACGTAGGGAATGCTATTTACAACGTGTTGCTCACACGACTATACAATAGAATATTACATATATCGGGATCCCTATGTTCGATCTACGATTTAGATCGATGACTAGGATGTGTTAATGTATAAACACATTCTCTAATGTACAACTTTACagtggaaagaaaagaaattgatAAACTACGTGAATCTTTTATTATAGCCGTTGCTATTCGAATTTCCGCGCTACCCTGTTTGCTTCGAAATCTTGGTCGTATAAacaacgaaaattaatttttacactaATTACAaggtttattaaatttgtttgttcaTATGTATTTCGTCGGGTAGCGCTTGGAATAGCAATACGGGATTGGACTAGTTTACACTCGGACTGTTACCATCGGTCGGTAACGGATATagaaaaaaattcttatttATTGTACAGTACGACCAACAGAAGGCCATGTGACTGCATATGGCAGTCGAATTCCGTTTAACTTCGAATCACAGACAATACGCGTTCtattgaaagaagaaaacgCGTTTAATGCATTACAATATAAACTACCGTCTTAGGCATACGTTCGCGGCCATCATGGCGACACCCGAAATTACATTTATCTGTTTCTCTATCGATCGTTCCGAGGAAAATCTTAGGTAACAATTTGACACTTTAAATCATATTTTGAATTTTTCGCGGGTTAAATCTTTCGTTTCTTCGATTATCTCGATTGTCGTAGTTGAACGGTTGAACGTTCAGTTGAAAACGATCGCAAAAGTACGCGGTGGTattctaataaaaaattgtcaaacatATAAATATTTCTACGAAGTCTAATTAGAAGTATACAGTTTCAGTTCTCAAACCGTTCCTTGATCGAGTTTGCCGCCCTCAACTGACATCCGTTGACATTCTACGATCAAGTTAGTTTCAAGCATCAAGGAATTTCTAGCTGCCTGGAAGGGCACGCGGAACTTTGGGTTCGATCGACGTGAGTAATATTAAAGTTAGCTCTCGATTTAATAGGCACTGGATTTCACTTCAGGTCAATAAATTATTCCCTTAATACAACGGCGGCGGCGTGTctttaagaaagaaaacaagaATCTCTCTACGCGAGATTAGCGTGTAAGGCACGATATTAGGAATCGACGATTCACCGTTTCATCTTTACTATGACTATCTGCTAGATGGTCCCTAATTAGGAAGGTGTATGGAATAATGTTTGTCTCGCAACCATTGTCAATCGTGGTTACTCGATTCATGAATGAATTCCTCGTCGTAATTGATTCTACGTTCGACTATGAAATGGGTGGTCGCTTCGAAGGCGTTATTCGGTAAACACGAGAGAATTTCAAACGTTCCtgctactaaaaaaaaaaaaaccaagactTAACGGACTTATCTCGATAGTGGTAGGAATGACACTAGTTGCTAGCAAATAATGACGTGTTTTTGAAAGACGATGGTGTACCTGTTCGTCTCTTCGCTTTCAGATAATAATTCGTTCACGACCAACGTTCCGTAAGAATGGGGTAGTTCTTGGCGCGTTACGGAACTGTTTCTTATCTACGCTCGGCAATGCAGTTACCTGCGATACGAGGATCGGCATGGTAGATCTCTACGCTATAGCCAGATTGAGAGTCATCGTTGTCGGTCTGGAAAACGCGGAGGATCTCGTCGGATCGGAGAAATCGAAGCCGCTCGAGGAACTTTGGTTCTCGTTACCGAAACGGCCGAGGTGCTCCGGATTCGGTGAAATGACGGACGTTCTGATCACCATTCGTGATACGCATTCTTGGTCCTTCGTTAAATTATCAGACACATTTCTACCCGGTTCCTCGACCGGCGTTTTTACCCTGCAGGGTCGTTTCAATGACGGAGTCATCGTCCCCGCCTCCGGTATCCTGGTGTGCCTGATGATCGCAGAGAACGCCGAGGATGAGCTTCTTTGGTCGCGGTTCAGGTCCAGTCGAGGAACTATCACGCTGGTAGGGGATGCCGTGACACAGGGGGTTGTTGTCGGCAGTCGGTTCGAAGACGATGACAATGGAGGACACGGTTTTACGGGGGATGCCATCTTCTGATCGTTCGCGTCTGTTCTATCCGCGGATGATCGATGATGGGCGCGCATGCAGGACGATTCCTCGTGTTTATAGAGATACGACTTCAGGGCGAACGCTTTGCCGCAACGACCGCACACGTGCGGCTTGGTGTTCGAGTGCGTTTGGATGTGGGCCCGCAAGTTCGACTTGTCGGCGAATGCTTTGTTGCAGATCGTACACTTGAATGGCTTCTCACCTGAAGCACAAAACGAAAATGATTATGAGTCATTTTGCTTTATGAActacaattttcatttacaaaCTGGTGAACCGAAAAACTACAAGAGTTAAAAGCTACAACTGCCAGAATTAGGAAAGCATATATTTTTTGACGAATTCTTACTTGTGGGAGTAAATATACGAAATATCTAAGTAAACAGATTGATAATACTTTCTTATTTAGTTCATATGTCTATCTCGTGTTTTATCATGCACCATACTCTTACCTGTGTGCGTTCGTATGTGTCCCTGCAGCAACCACGGCCTCGAGAAGCACTTGCCGCAGTAATGGCACTTGCACCCCTGATTGTGCGTCCTGACGTGCATGCTGAACGCAGGCATGCTGACGTAGACCTTGTCGCAGTGTGGACATCTCCGCGCCTTCTTATCCCCGAGGGACCTGTGGGTTTGTCTGTGTCTGGCTAAATTCGACGAAGTCGAATACTTCTTCCCGCAATCCGGACATTCGTGATCCTCGTTATCTTCGGACTTCGACGACGTTTCCGTAGATGTCGAGGTTGTCCTTCTGCTATGGGGTATGGTCGACGGTATCGACGAAGCGGGGTCCAACTCCGTTTTGTCCAACGAGCTATCCGACACCTTCAGGCGTCGTTCCTCTTGCAAACGGTGAGAATGAGCCGACACGTGGATGCCCAAAACGGTGTTTCTTTCCGAGTGGCTTTGGAGAATTTCTCGTTCGGACTCGATCCTCTCGAAGAACAGCCTTGTTCTCTCTCCGAGTGTTTGTTCGTCGTCCACCGTCCTCCCGTGATCTTGAAACTGCATCTCCTGTTGTTTCGATCGCGGTGCCATGATCCTGTCCGAAAATTGAGCGCATCTAGGCGAGGCCGGCTGCTGATAAATCATGTTGCTTGGGTGAATCAACGTGCCAGCGGCCGCGGCAAGGCTCACTTCGGCCAATTTCGTTAGATTGTACAGTTCTTCGGGGCATTCTGACGACGTTTCGCTGCCGCACTCGCTCGCACCGTCCGATGTAGGATGACTTCCGCTGTAGTCGGCCAGTCTTACGCCTCTCTCGGGGCTGAAATCTGAACAGAGGACAGGGGCTGTTAAACGCACCACTTATTTTCGACTTTCCCGTAATGGTACCGCGAATCTCGTCGCGTCCAACGAAATTGTAATTTGTCACGCGAATCGCAAGCGCCAGACTACTGTTGCGCGCTACGAAATTTAGAGACGATCAAATTGCGGCACGCGGAATCGTTTATCATCGTTAGCAAGGTTCCTACGGTTCGACCGCGGCTGGCGAACGGCCAGAAGATTCTCGTGATCGGACTCAAGGAAATTCCGATTGATACTTCGATCTGGTTCGAACGGTTTCGTGGTACGTGTTCGAGGGAACAGGTGACTTTGCTCCGTGGTCGTTGTCGAGCTATAAAAAGAGGCTCCTGATGGATCGCTTATTTATGGTACCGGGGTTGTTTAAAGTCTGCGAGAATTTCCCCATAAAACTCGGTTCGTTGTCGAGCACTATTTTGCCAGAAATGATGTTCTTATGTAGAAGCTACTATAGATTCCTTCAGCTTTTTCTAATCTCATTTAAATCAGAAAATCCCTCGATATAAGTTCATAATAAGAAAGACCCTATTGTTTCCCGAACTCGCTATTCTACCAACAAAGATTTCACCTCGTGTATTCTCACCCTCATTGTACTTTATCTGTTTAGATCAAAGACTCCGACAGCAGCACTCTGTCCGCGCTAAGAGGAATTGCAACAATCGGCCAAACGATTACAGGAAATGTCGGGTTGCCAGCACGAATCTAGTTTAGATACACAGGGACTTTTTTTTGAAGTTTCGCATATACGGGATTGAACGGTGTATCGAGACGGTCGGAGGAGCACCTTCGCGAGTCTACCGCCTGCTCCGTTTTTGGGGAGAACGGAAATAGAGCACCTCTtctcctctctcttcttcttgtcGTTCTTTCTCCCTCCGGTCCTCGTCTTTTCTGCGTATTTCTGTGTACGCGCGCGTTCGCCACGAAAGCTTTGGAGGGGTTGACGGCATCGCGACGGTATGCGCCGCATGAGCGTCGTGACGCAtctagcgtctcctattctTAAAACCGCGCGTTGTGCCACCTTAATCACGAAGCAACGACCAGCGGCTGTTCTCTTGGCTCGGAGCTTTTGATCGAGGTCAACGAGATCGACGCGGACACCTCAGGTCTCGCAAGCTCGCGTTCAAACTTCGGTGCGCGTTTACCACTTATGGTAGTTTCAGCGGAGACTTTCCAATCAGATGCGAAAT
This window of the Halictus rubicundus isolate RS-2024b chromosome 9, iyHalRubi1_principal, whole genome shotgun sequence genome carries:
- the LOC143356935 gene encoding uncharacterized protein LOC143356935 isoform X6, producing MRLILAFLILSSGTAFSEYIEKTRFDRSVHDDSGVLITDEYLPLKQWTFYDYDTNFKAYKDKEENVCYLEKMDDSVAIEDLPGYGTQKKISKILYVSTNALTKLEAWKMAGGRIIEFCHGRELILLQNTVPVIEQMADPFFNVIPQDENDIVTRRVADVVLTPLISRAKRQLMLEEREKLNEIVSRARTRRQAQYPRGRFRGQTQSQYLNTGNDEQKEGKAEAEATQQTSHAVVSGTRGMGQAQSMSFGSTGCEDCLKYSSEGAPDRYVHLPDTDTTYTHGAKYPGSIPGTGDRGGVNYPAGTPGTATAGDRVTYPGGVPGGVPGTTTGGRVTYPGGVPGTMTPGGGAAYPGGVPPTTTTGGGVVYPGGVPGTTTTGGGVAYPGGAPGTTTTGGGVAYPSSVPGTTTTGGGVAYPSGVPGTTTTGGDAVYPGGIPGTTTTGGGAVYPGGAPGTTTTGGGVAYPGGAPGTTTTGGGAIYPGGVPGTTTTGGGVAYPSGVPGTTTTGVGAVYPGGVPGTTTTGGGVAYPGGVPGTTTTGGGITYPGGMPGTTGGGVTYPVGVPGTIVYPSGVAGTTTGGSVVYPAGVPGFTITGSGIVYADSKTTGGGVVYPAVVPGTATGDGSVTYPGGRPGTTTGGGIVYPGGVPGTTTTGGRVTYPGGMPDTTTTGGRVTYPGGMPDTTTTGGRVTYPGGMPGTTTTGGGIVYPGGLQGTTTGVIYPSGVPGAAYPGGTPGTTTGGAVIYPGDRTVQPGEMIVGSKVTADAKIYPGQIHPGVIVPGASPGSVGDRTTITGVDSSIPSYGGGVLPPDQVSGTVHYPGSYPGRIIPQSTGNIITSGIPGVIPTNVGTYPGSTQRATPGSIPQQLNYPVGIAPGGTNVIQPGVPIGLDGKVIRFPGPPGTIPSPYLVQQGQYPGGTTWQGYQGQTIPDVTGGVNGQGEYINRGQGVEKQYPPGMRPTNTEEVAQYYQQPGSSPSVEDDNSNSQASSSVKQTDSGTQASASSQGAYGQGTAQSQVTGTYSGSGSFSAQAGSSDTKKSAQTEISGDKEGATSNAQGSGGYGKSQAQVQLDSESGATSTNAQSSGWNHGTNSQVQASSKGGMADAQANGEGSTSSQAQIGFQPYLKTDENVERHSRPFRGGGTASAQSGMHRGQSQSQLEGSFQYGITYTGAAQAGSGSGAAASRKPFKFNLTNTELFKPFKPYNTPQITKNNESSLTNTPSDIDYDQDKSSQGLQPSSSSRKTVFANATRETSRSVANKQNHSGERIQTDDTMYDYDEEYDGDDYDASQIHASNAKYSKNYITEQNNSDYQSQMIHVASGNQYDVRVHQDSTMAQPGDMLQPGQSLSGYTIPPGFRGRVKSVAGDETIAHGDGKSQSQSVSLTPIATTHENKSPSSETRSLKTNHERLAENHILTKEKHQKHNPFQLQNQQTSTDYSKSANVPIKPSYYTITNSFAGKMDGKNSPKKYEHRYYTKSSTCGYFTFSCNIVHGSHGRTKICKPKIPTHPDGSPVKC